The nucleotide sequence CCACCTGATTTGATTTTACATTCAGTTCCTGCGCTATTCGTTCTTCGTGTCTCATTTGCCTTTATTCAATTTCCCGTTTCGAGTCATTCTGAACTCGTTTCAGAATCGTAGTAAGTGTATGTTGATCTAGATCCTGAAATAAATTCAGGATGACTCTTGATAAGCGATATAAATCACTTTCAACTACCAAAAATAGAGGAGACACTGAATTAAAAATATAGATGTGGAAAACTTCTGATTTTTTATTTAATTTTACTTATACAAAAGTTTATTAAATAAATGTATAAGATGGGATCTTTAGAAGAAATGGTTATTTTGATTGCCGCAGCTATGAAAGAAGAGGCGTATGCTGTTTCTATTGCAAGAGAATACACGTATCGAACATCACAAGAAATTTCGATACCTGCTATTCATACAGTATTAAAGAGACTGGAGACTAAGGGGTTTGTGAGATCTTCCGAGTCTGCTCCAACTTCAGAACGTGGAGGAAGAAAGAAGCGTCTTTATCAGATTACTTCATCGGGTTATGGTTTGGTTGCGGAGCTTCGAAATCAAAGGGAAGAACTTTGGTCGCTGATTCCTAAAATGTCCCTATGAAAAGGCCTGATGACTTACCAAAATCACCGCTTAGTTTTCTGAGATGGTTTTGCAAAAAAGAACTGATTGATGAGATCGAAGGAGATCTTATTGAAGCATATAGGGAAAGACTGAATACTCATCCGAAATTGGCTAAACTAAAGCTCTGGAAAGAAGTAATACAATCATTCAACCTGAGAAATATCGGAATTATGAGAAAGTACCAAAATCATTCACTGTTTGGGAAGTTTAGCATGTTGAAGCAATATGCTCGGGTGTTGTTTCGAACAGCTAAGAAGTACAAAGTTTATACATCTATTTCGGTAGCAAGTCTAACCTTGGGAATTACTTGTGCTGGCTTGATTCACCTTTACATTCAGAAAGAAACTAATTACAATCGAAATTATAGTCAAGTAGATAATATCTATCGGATCAATCACAAGAGTGAATATTCTGGAAGATCCTATGGTTTTGCTCCTTTGGCAATGACTCCTTATTTAGTTGATAACTCAGAATCGATTAAAGCGGGGACAAGGATTTTTAAATACCGTCGTGCTTTACCGGTCACTGTTGAGACCACACGTCGGTCCTTTAATGAAGCACAGTTTGGATGGGCAGACCCTAACTTCTTCGAGCTATTTGATCTTCCTATTGTCAAAGGAAACAATGAACACATACTTGATAGACCGAACACCGTTGTGTTAAGTGCCAATACTGCTACAAAATACTTTGGAGAACAAGATCCAATTGGTCAAATATTGGAATTTGGATCTGCTGAAATTACTAAACTGGAAGTTGTTGGGGTATTTGAGGATTTCCCAACAAACACAAGCTTTCGACTGGATCTAATTTCAAACTTGGAGACTTGTAGCCAAGCGATGTGGTCTTCTGACCTTCTAAATAGCTGGGATAATATGTTTGTGAGTGCTTATGTTCTAATTAAGGCCGGGTT is from Marinobacter alexandrii and encodes:
- a CDS encoding PadR family transcriptional regulator yields the protein MGSLEEMVILIAAAMKEEAYAVSIAREYTYRTSQEISIPAIHTVLKRLETKGFVRSSESAPTSERGGRKKRLYQITSSGYGLVAELRNQREELWSLIPKMSL